The region aaatttattaaaacaaattgaatATTGCGTGTATGAAAAGGGTGGAACATATTGGGGTCCACCAAGGACGTGGAACAATTATTGGTGCAATTCCACTATAGAAATctgttataatatatttgtcCAAAAAGGCTCTGGTGGGTTACACTTTAAATGGGCTTGGGTTGCATGTTAGATTTCAATACGGGTCAAGCAAGATTTCAgacaattaaaatgaataattggtttaaatcaaattgaatatggTGTGTGTTAATGGTGTGCACAACATGGGGTCCAACAATCAGTACTAAAATAGTATCCTTCTCCATTGACAAAACACATTCACTCATGGAATGATAAGCACAACTGTAAGTAATTAACAATAAGTTTTTCCAAAATGTGGAAAAGGTGTTCACCAAACACATAAACGCAATACAccattaatatttaatagagTGATGACAAAATGATTACTAACATCCATAGCCGGTTTAAACATTAGGGCATTCAACATCAAATGTGGCATCAACATCGGCAGTTGCATCATATGTTCTACCTGGTGAGGTCGCACCAAACCAAATACCAACATTAGGACATGGGCCACATGATGATCCGGCAACAGATGTTTTGGAAGTGTCTTCATGGTAAGAAGTTATCACAACTTTAGGTGGAGGGACCAGCTTCTTGAGTATATCGTCAACATCAAGATATTCTCCTGGGTAGTTTCACACAACGGGCAAAGAAGCTTCAACTTCATGGCCAGTTGGTGGACTTATGTCATTCTTGAATACTTATTAATGATGAATTgaatataagtataaatataaatgtaataaaaaaaatttaccttCACAATGTTGCAAATGGTGATGTTTAGGTAAGGAGGCACCCATGGGTTGTGGCCGTAAACTGAAACCTGATGAATCATATTTAAGATTTAAgatttatatttgataaaaattatcaaaaccaAATGAAGTCAAAGTACATGAGGCGGTGAaaatacatttttcaaaatCAGGGTTGCTCCAATAACAATATGGGAACCAAACTCAGGATCCATGACAGCTTTTCTATGGACGCTTGCCTTTGCTGTAGTTGAAGGGTCCTGAAgcaattaaagaagaaaatgtgatatgcatttcaaaataattacacacaACCCTTAATGGCATGTTACCTTAATTACTATGGACATGTCACCCAACCCGTTGGGATGACATTCTTTCACCACACCGACAACCAAAGGTATTTTTTCCATTGATTTCCTAGAAGAgagtaaaatcatatttttgaTGTCCCCTTTAGTAACTAAACCTGAAAGCATggatgattattatttttaaacgtAATGATGTCTTTAATGTAATCCTGCTATTAGTGGTGAACATGCTTACGATGGTATTCAACAAACCTTCAAGCCCATTTCCAAGCATTTGAGTTAAAGTCTCTTGCATCACCTGCAGCAGTCATATCCTTCATTAATTGTTGTGTATTTTGAGGGTcagaaataaattattgttggaATTGCATCTCCGGATGAATGACATGACGTCAAACTCATCAATGTCAAGGCCATCCCACGCTTCCATTAGTTCAACCTACACATTTGTTGTAGTTGGAAAAGAATTGTTTACATTCAAAAAACGTCAGAGGAAGTGAACAAAGTAGTTGAAAAAATTAGTAATGGGTATAAGGACATAGAAAAAGGTCGTACGCACAAAAAAATTGGATTGGGGATGAGGAGAACGCACAATGTGATTAGGCAAACCAAGACCAAGTTCGCTCTAGTCGAGGTAAAGGTTTAAacctttaacttttatttataattgaaaaaagtGGGCTACTTTTACGAAATTACCCTTCGGAAGCTTGTTCTACACGTTTGAAACAACTATCTAATTAATTCCCCTATTACATTGGAAGCCACGGTCTACTTTTCCATCACCAACCACATCTCATTCATTTAATGCAATTGATGGCTTACAACAACCCATCCTCCATGGACAACGTCCCCTTTGTCTCGACTGGCTGGCGCATACACAATTACTTTTTACGAATCGACCTACTTTGCTTTATGGTGCATTCATCAAGTAAGTTGAGTAACAAATGGTTTCATTGATTATCCATTCAACTTATTTGCAGCATTAATGGCTACCTCCAGCATGTGTATTACTATACTTTAAGTTTTACGGTTTATTAACTTTTCAATAAAATGCGAAATGATTTTGTGTTGGATTGTTATCGTCAACAACAGTAAAATGTGCATTggatattaattttgtttacagAAAACTAGACGTCCTTACCCGTATGAATTTATTATAGacgttattttgtttttttcaaaattctatTCACAGCATGACTTATGaacttcattaaatttttatacaagGAAAATCATGGAAGAAACACATACTTTGTGTCTGGATAGCATTACTTTATTGGAAGATGATATCCCTGAAAACAACTGTAACCTCAATGGTTCTATTTCAACAAACAAGGACTCTGGTGAATCCCACTTGGGTTTCTTTCCAAAGGTGGAGATGACTTTCGAAATTGTCGATGAACTAAAGAAATTTTATCAACAACATGCAATCAGAAGTGGTTTCGGTGTCCGAATCAGAACATCAAAGAAAGACGATGATAATGAGTTGTGCTACGTCGAACTAGTTTGTTCTCGAGAAGGAAACCATGTGTCCAACATCCCCCGGAAAAGAAGATAATCTTGACTCAAAGAAAGGCTTGCCATACACGTGTTACTATTGTTAAAAAGGAATGTGAATGGTTGATTAGAAGTGTGGTGGACGAACACAATCACTATTTAAGTCCACACAAATCAAGGCTTGTGCGCGGTAATAGGAAGATAAATATGTAGGCAACAAGAGTAATTGATATCAATGATAAGGCGGGTGTACGTTTGAACAAAATTTTTCGCTCATTAGTATTTGATGTTGGGGGTTATGAAAACTTGGATTTTGTGGAAAGGGATGTTAGAAACTATATTGGCCAGCAGAGACAAGCGCTGGTTATGGATGGCGATGGGCAAGCTTTGTGTAATCATTTCTTGAGGATGAGGGAATTAAATAACGATTTCTTCTTTGAAATCGACGTCGATAAGGAGAATAGAATTACTAATGTGTTTTGGGCGGATGGTAGGAGTAGAGCAGCATGTGTAGATTTTGGGGATGTGGTGTCATTTGACACAACATACTTAACTAATAAGTATGACATGCCTTTTGCACCATTTGTAGGTGTAAATCATCATGGTCATTCCATTTTATTAGGTTGTGGGATGTTATCATCAGAGGCCACCAGAACATTtatatggttatatacatgCTGGTTGTGTTGCATGTCAAATAAGGCACCACATGGAATCGTGATCGACCAATGCAAGGCCATGAAAAATGCAATTGAAATTGTCTTTCCCAATACAAGACACAAATGGTTCCCTTAGCGCATCATGAAAAAAGTGTCTGAGAAGTTGCAAGGGTATTCAAGTTACAAGCAAATAAAGCATGATATGAAGTAGTTGGTGTATGAGTCAGTAAGTGTTAATGGTTTTGAGTGTGGTTGGGATAAGTTCATCACATAAAATGGATTACATGAAAATGAATGGCTTATAACATTGTGTGAAGATAGACAGCATTGGGTACCGTGGTATTTGAAGAATAATTTTTGGGCTGACATGTCGACTACGCAGCGAAGTGAGAGCATGAATGGATTCTTTGATGGGTTCATCAATTCGACAACCACATTGCAACAATTTGTGATTCAATACGATAATGCCATTAGGCAAAAGGCTGAGAAGGAGTGTGAAGCTGACTTTGCATCCTTCAATACCAGTATTCCTTGTGGGTCACACTCCCTTATTGAGAGACAATTTCAGGCTGAATACACTCATGCTAAGTTTGCTGAGGTTCAACACGTATTTAGGTGTAAAATGAATTGTATGATTAAACATGTTTTATTTGAATCGGGAACCTCAAAATACCATGTTAAGGAAGAATTTATGTGGAAAGGTCAATGTGCAGACAAGTATCATGATGTATTGTTTGATTATCACACGCTTAAGATACAATGCACTTGCCTTCTGTTTGAGTTCAGAGGAATACTTTGTAGGCACTGCTTAGTCATGTATGGACAAGAGGGCATTAAAAGTGTGTCAgacaaatatgttttaaaaagatgGAGCAAGCTGATGCGTAGAAGGCACACTTACATAAGGGTTGCATGCAATACTAAAAAGGAAGAAGCTAATTTGAAGAGGTATGATGCACTTTGTAAGCGTTTCTATGAGATTGAAGAGGTGGCATGCGAGTCAGACAACAAAACTAAATGTTTGTTTAAGAAATTGGACTCCATTGCGTATGATCATGGATTGTCATATTTTGATAATCCTAAAAAAGGGGTTGAATTCGTGACTGAAAATCATTGTCCTCTAGAAACCGTGTCAACCAACAAAAGTGTCCACAACCCTATTTCTGTTAAGAGAAAGAGAAGACCCCGATCTACGAGATTGAAATCCATAGTGAAGAAGGTTTGTAAGAGGCAAAACTCTACGGGTGCTAAAAATAAAGACTGTAGGGCTCAAATGGTATGTgcaattaatgaaatcaaataactgaatatttgaattcaaattttttttacaataagatcacaatttttttattctttgttaTTCTTTATAGGGAAGCACATTGTATATGGATTTAATCTCATTTACTGACCATTCGGAAGTCGTTACGCATACTAACCAAACACAAGTATTTTACAGTTAACAATGTGGTGTTCTACTAAGCACTTAACTTCATCATTATTAAGCACTTAACAATGTGGTGTTCACCCAACactcattaaataattttttgcagGAATGACGATGGTTTGGTCTTTTATTTTGACGATATGGGCACTTGAAAATGAAATGGCATCAATGAACATCGTTACATGAAACGTGTTTGTAAATGACATCTCTGAATTGtccacaaatttattattttgtacggaGTATTTAGAACATGTGGCCATGGGTTGGTCCTCTTTTTGATTTAACATGattgtaatttttgttgtgCCATAGGTATGGTGAATGGGACTTTTGTTTTAAACATTTAACACTTGAATGGATGATTTCTTCATTGTACATTGACCAACTGATTTTATAATCAATGCATGATCCACTTTGAGgacattttttattcaatgcATTTGAATAAAAACTTGTCATCATTGATTTCATTGAAAGGGAGTCATGCCAACATGTGTATGAACTTCATATAATCATTTTTACCATTCCATTATTTCTTGAATTAACATTCATACGTATACTAACATGCATCAGTCTTAAGACTACATTGTAATTCAAACTGAATTAAGTTGTAACCCACGTACGAGTTAATGCACGAGATAAGAAGTAACATATTTGAAAAGTGACAGACCAATTTTTCAGCCCTCGATAAAAGGGAAAACGACACCTATGCACAACAAGGACAGTCCACATTCCACTTATTTTAAACCTTATCTTAGGGCATTCCTAGGAAAACAACCCTACTACATTTTTTAAGTGAAGTCGCATGTACAGAACAATTAATATGAAACCcacatatatttttcataaaattaatttgcaaaaaagaaaaagaactttatttcaattaccattttattcttacaaaattaattgtaattgaATTTGGGATACAATTTTCCTTTAATGTTTTCCAAAGTAAGATGAAAGTTTACAAACATTAAGTAGTAACCCACCACTGAATTTTGGCACCAAATTAATGTGGACAGCTATGGAAAGCACAGGAGGATAAATTTTCCCTCCctaatacatatataatcaaaagtCAAATGTTTGAATGACAATTGTCATATTCGAATCATATTTTACAATTGTTGCCAACAAAAACTATTTACGTTTATATACATCTAAAACTTGGAGTAAGTAATTCTGATGAATATTTCCAGGGTACATAAATCAATCACATATGTAATGTTTCCTGAGTGCATGAAGTTGTTCTTGCGGTATGAAATCAAGTAAATGAAATTATAACGAGTGAATACCATGAGAGCAAAACGAAATTCAATAAAAGGCACTTACAGAAGTGTATTTGGGGAAGTTTTTTTCATCAAAGATTGTTTCACCATCCCACAACTCAATATATCTCAACACCATCATGCCACAATCATATCTCCAAATATGTGAACATAAATCACAAAATCATATGAATATAGTTATATTGGATAAAATGTAAGACAAAAATTGGTACTTACAAATTGGGTTGAAGGGGAAAGTCTTGGTTAAGGACTTCAAATTTAGGTTTATCAGCATCGGtatcatttaaaagaaaaccaaataaaatctcC is a window of Vigna unguiculata cultivar IT97K-499-35 chromosome 4, ASM411807v1, whole genome shotgun sequence DNA encoding:
- the LOC114180492 gene encoding protein FAR1-RELATED SEQUENCE 9-like, with protein sequence MSTTQRSESMNGFFDGFINSTTTLQQFVIQYDNAIRQKAEKECEADFASFNTSIPCGSHSLIERQFQAEYTHAKFAEVQHVFRCKMNCMIKHVLFESGTSKYHVKEEFMWKGQCADKYHDVLFDYHTLKIQCTCLLFEFRGILCRHCLVMYGQEGIKSVSDKYVLKRWSKLMRRRHTYIRVACNTKKEEANLKRYDALCKRFYEIEEVACESDNKTKCLFKKLDSIAYDHGLSYFDNPKKGVEFVTENHCPLETVSTNKSVHNPISVKRKRRPRSTRLKSIVKKVCKRQNSTGAKNKDCRAQMVCAINEIK